ATTAGGTCCCTGGTATTTGCGGATTGTCTGACCTCGTCGTTGACCCAGAGCTGCAATTGAAGCTCATTCGGGTTTTGAATCTCGTCGGCCGTCACAATCCAAGGGCCAATCGGCGTAAATGTATCAAACGATTTCCGCATTGGGCGGTCTTCTTTTCCCCGCATCGTGATATCCATTAATGCAAAGTAGCCAAAGATATAGTTTGCAGCTTGCTCATACGGTACGTCTTTCGCCCGCTTTCCAACAACAAAAGCCAATTCTGCCTCGTGGTCAAAACGTCTGTCCGCTTTCGGGAGCAAAATGGTTTCACGAGGACCGATGATAGATGACGGAGCTTTTAGGAAGAAGCCTAAATTCTCAATTGTGTACTCTGCATTCTTGAACTGCTCGTTCATTTCATCCTGGTGCAGGTAGTAGTTGACAGGTGCCGCCACAATTTTGGATGGAGCTGGCACTGGTTGTCGCAGATTCACATTGGCGATGGGCACCACGGTAAGTGTCTCCATGGCGTCGACCACCTTTGGCTTCAGCGCTTCAAAGTTCTCCATGAATCGTATCAGAGATTCTTGGGGGCGATGAGGATTCCAACCTACGACAGCTCCCACATCAACAATCCCGTGTTCACGTACAACGCCAATTTGAAAATTGTTGAATAACGCGATCTTCATTTGGTCACTCCTTCAGGTCCACGGACTCTTTGGTGTCATCCAGAAGGCTCGGATTCACTCTGTGAACTATATGATTCATTTGATTTTTATTATACCCTGCAGTTTGAAAGAGCGTCAACGAAGAGGCAGAATGTTCCGCCAGTTTGCCCGCGCCGGATGCTGGTTTGCCCGTGCTGTCAGCGTGCTGTCAGCGTGCTGTCAGCGTGGTGTCAGCGTGGTGAGAGAACACGGACTATGAGCGACTACTATGAGCGACTGGTTGGAGCTGGCTGAACTTCTAGTGACGCATATTGCCCTTTAAAGAATACGAGCGGCTGTCCCTCACAGACATCCCCATCAATCACCTCACCAACCAGGATAATGTGATCTCCACCTTCGTAGCGCTCAGCCACTTTGCAGTCAAAGTAGCCCAAGACCCCATCGAGGACCGGAGCCCCAGTAGCCTCTTGTCGATAATCGATGTGTGCAAAGCGGTCGATTTCCTTTGCAGCGAACGTGCGGGATATTCCTTCTTGCGCTGCCGATAACACATTGACCGCGAATGATTCAGCACTCAGAAAATCCGCGTATAAGCTGGCTCGTTTCGCGATGGTCACGAGCACCATTGGCGGGTCCAGAGATAACGATGTGAACGAGTTGACGGTCATTCCAATTGGGTGTCCATCGTGGGCTTGTGAAGTGACAACGGTCACCCCTGTGGCAAAGCTGCCAGCGATGTCCCGCAAACGACGTTCATCCATCAAAGCACCCCCTGTTCCTGCTCCTTTGATTCTCCGAGCGGACGGAGATAAGGCATCACCTCAGCAGCAAACCGGTCGATATTCTCCATTGCAGCCGCGTTGTTCATCGTCCCAAACGACAACATGGGGAGCAGATTGCCAAAGCCAAAATCCTGCTGGTATTCTTCTAACTTCCCTCTGACCGTTTCCGGAGTGCCGACGAGGACATACCCCTTCTCGATAAGGTCTTCCGCTGTCAGTCGGCTAGTGCCCATGCCCTTTTTGTTCGCCAACACACGTGCCATCGACTGCGGTGTTAAGTAGCCAGGTGGGAAGAAAACACTTGGTGGCATCTTAAACACATCGTTAAAAAGATACTCGAGCGGGCGCTTCGCCTCTTGTCGCGCCTTCTCATCTGTGTCAGCCAAGTATATCGGCAGCGCCCATCCCAGCTGATTTGGCGAAGCTTGGTATCCGTGGCGCTCTGCGGCCTCCTTGAATTCATTAAAGACTCGCCGCACCGAACCAATGGAGCTGTAGGTCTGCAGATAGGTGTAGTGGTGCTCAGCAACCCAGTCGATGGTCTCTACACTTCCTTGCGACGGGATCCAAATGGGGGGGTGAGGCTCCTGTACAGGGCGCGGCCATGGGTTCACATATCTGAGCTTGTAGTGTTTACCGTAGAATTCAAAGGGTTCAGGCTCCGTCCAGGCACGGATAATCAAGTCGTGTGCCTCGTGGAAACGAGACCGAGACTGCGTTGGGTCAAGCGAGAACGAGTGATACTCGGGGCCAATCCCACGAACAAATCCAGAGATGATACGACCGTGACTCAGTACGTCGAGCATTGCAAGTTCCTCTGCAATGCGCTGGGGATTGTTTCGCAGCGGAATGGCATTGCCGAGAATCGCAATCTTGACGCGCTTTGTCCGGGCAGCGAGCATGGCGGCCATGATATTCGGAGATGGCATCGTACCGTACGCTGTCTGGTGATGCTCGTTCACACAGACACCGTCAAATCCCACTTCTTCGGCGTGTACTAACTGATTTAGATAGGTTTCGTATAACTCTTCACCGAGTTTGGGGTCATAGTTGCTGTGCGGATAAGTGACCCAGGCCTGAGGGTATGAACTGTTCTCTGGCACATACGGCCAGGTCATGAGATGTTGCAGGAGAAATTTCACGTTAACGGACCCCCTTACTGAAAAAATTGTGCGTGAGCGCAACAAATTCCGCGCTCTTTTCTTGTGCGGGCAAGTGTCCACAGTCACGAACAAGACGCAACTTTGCATCTGGAAGAATCCGTTCGAATTCCTCTCCGTACCGAAGTGGAAACACCCTGTCATGTTCACCCCACACCACCAGCACCGGCATCGTAATGCGGTGGACGCGTTGCCTTAACTTCGGGTTGTGAAAGTAGGGATTCCAGGCCAAGTGTGCAACCGATGCGCGATTGCGTGCCTGCAACAAAACCGTCTCCGTGTCGCCTATGCTTGCAGCAGCAAGGCGATTTTGAACGAAACTTTCATCGTGAAACAAAATCTCCAGGTGCTCCCTGTCATCTAACATAAACAGATCGGTAAGTTGCACCCCTTCCACCCGGATACCTGCTGAACCCGTAATCACCATTCGTGACACACGATGTGGAGCCAAGGTGGCCAGTTCCAACGCCAACCACCCTCCGAGCGATGAACCGATAACGCCCACCTTCTCAATCCCCAACTGGTCGAGAAAGTCGAGATAAAAGAAAGCCAAATCCTGCATGGAGTCAACATCAGGCAAATCGTCGCTCTCGCCGAACCCAGGGTGTTCAGGTGCAAGGACTCGATAATGAGCCGATAACTGCTCGAGAAATGGCAGCCATTCACCACCTCCAGCAGCACCGTGAAAATAGATGAGTACAGGACCTTCCCCACCTTGAAGAAGTCGAACATTGGTACCTCGTACATTCACAGTCTCGACAGTATGCACTTTATGCCACCTCACTTAAATTCCAATATACGGAATCCGGGACAGTGTCCCTAATCAAAGCATGAACATCCGCCAAAATAAAGGTCAAATATTTCTGACTCGTTCGAGTCAAACAACATCATGTGCTAAAACACCAGTACAGGCTTGATTGCTTTTCCTGATTTCATGTCCTCTACGGCTTGATTTATCTGTTCAAAGGGATACCGCCGTATGAGTTTGTCGAAGGGGAATTGACCTTGTTGATATAAAGCAATCAGCTGAGGAATGAACGCTTGAGGGACACTATCCCCCTCCGTTACACCTGTCACCGTCCGGCCGGATAAGAGGTTTTGCATCCCCAGTGATACTTCTGTTCCGACTGGAGTTCCGCCAACAAGGACAGCGACCCCTCCAGGCCGAATGACATCCACACATTGTCGAAGAATGTTGGGGCTGCCAACAGCGTCGATTGCATAGTCAGCTCCGGTTCCGAGCATCACCAACACTGCTTCGATAACATCTGTCTCTGTCGGGTTCAGAACATGGGTTGCACCAAGGTCCAGGGCAAGAGCAAGTCTGTCCGGGTCCAAATCGACGCCCACAATCACGTGACAACCAAGTACGTGCGCTGCCATAATCGCACTCAGGCCAACTGTACCGCAGCCAAACACAACGATGGAATTACTTGCGTCGGGTTTGAGTCGGTTGAATACGACCCCACTTCCCGTCTGCACACCGCACCCAAGCGGAGCGAGAAGACTCAGTGGAATCGAAGGGTCCACTTTGACTGTATTACGCTGTGTAGCCACCGCATATGTGGCAAACGATGACTGCGCAAAGAATGTCGAGACCTCCTGCGTACCTTGGCGAAGGCGAATACTTCCATCCGGCATACGTCCCAGGAAATTGATATCGAACATGTCCCGGCACAAAAACGGTCGGTTCTCGCGACACTCGGAACATGCGCCACACGAGCCATAAGAGAGCACAACGTGATCTCCCGGCTGTACAGTTGTCACATCCCTGCCAGTTTGCAAAACGATGCCAGCCCCTTCGTGGCCGAACACCGCCGGGAGCGGAACCGGCTTCTCCTGGTCTCTTGCGCTCAGGTCTGTGTGACAGATTCCAGACGCCACCATCTGTATCAATACTTCGTCATCGCCAGGTGGCGCCAGTTCTACTGCCTCTATCGAAAATGGGGCTCCCTTGCGGTGCGCTACTGCTGCTTGAATCTGCATACAATCCACCCACTCCGGAACAGGTTACAATCATTCATCAGTGTGTTACCTTGAGAGAATCAAAGTACGTCGAGACGAGGTGTCACCAAGGTGCGAGACAGCGAACACGATGGTGTGAAGAACGTCGACGCAGCACTAGAAATCATCGAATATTTAGCATCTAGTGACCAGCAACTTGGCGTCCGTGAAGCAGCACGGATACTCGACATGCCGAAGAGCACCGTGCACCGCATCTTTAGCTCGCTGCTCGCGAAAGGCGTGGTCAAACTCGATGAACGAAGCAAACAATACCAGTTGGACTTTGGCATTGTACGACTGTGCCACGGATTTCTTGAGAACAACGATTTAATCTCAGCTGCTTCACCCATTCTCCGCACCATTCGAGACGAAACCGACGAAACTGTTTGTCTCAACGTCCGCGTGGGCTTTCAGTCCATCCCCATCCTACAATTTGAAAGTCGTGAACCCATTCGCTGGACTCTGCGGGTTGGTGTGCCGCAGCCACTAAATTTAGGAGCTGGCGGGAAACTGCTGCTCGCTTTTTCAGATTTCGCTGACCAGACCATCGTCAACCAGTTTGCTTCGAACTGGTCTCAGATGAAAAGTCAGCAGTTCCTCGAAGAACTGAAAACTATCCGTGACAAGCGCTATGCCGTGAGTCACGCTGAGTTAAACCCGGGCGTCACTGCTCTGTCCGTACCCATCTTTAGTCATCGCGAGGTGGTTGCCGGAATCGGGGTCTACGGGCTCGACAGTCGCATAACGGACGCATTGATTTCATCCTACCTCGACAAAATGTTCAAGGCGGCATCTCAGATAAGCCATATGTTAGCGGGATAAAAGCGGGATAAAAAAGAAGCCAGCCACATCCCATAGGCAAGCTGACTTCTCGTTATGCAGTCCCGATTTCGCTAGCTGACAACCTCGGTACTTTCCGGGAGTCGCGCTTCCTCTGCCTGCGGGTTCATTTTGATGAACACCATCGCAATCGCTGCAAGTAGAGCCGGAACCGCGGCGACAGTAAAGATACCTCCGAGGTGCATATGCGCCGAAATCAACATGCTGCCAATCATGGGTCCAATGATAGAACCGATGCGACCGATGCCTAGGGCCCAGCCGATACCCGTCGAACGAACGCTGGTCGGATAAACGCTGGCTGCCAGAGCATTGATACCAAACTGGGCACCGACCACAAACAACCCCACAAGGAACAATACCGTCATCGTTCCGCCAACAGTACCCATACGGCCCACAAATACAAGCGATACAGCTCCAAGGAAGAACGCCCACCCGAGAAGAGCTTTGATATTTCCTCGGTCACCCCAGGACCCAATCACTAGTCCGCCAACAACACCGCCGCCTTCGAGGGTAACAATGCCGAGAATCGCTTGGCTGAGCGGCAAGCCGGCCGAATGCAAAACCGTCACAACCCAGTTTGTGACGAAGTAGATAATAAGCAGGTTCATAAAGAACACAATCCATAGAAAGACGGTGTTCGCCACATACCTGCGACCCACCAGGTGTTTAACAGGCACACCCTCGAGTTTCACTTCTGGGAGATAAAAAGAACTGCCTTCATTTACACTGCCGCTTCGGTCAATTTTCCGTAGGATTTTTGCAACTTTATCCGACCGTTCGTTCTTCATCACCATGAACCGAATTGACTCCGGAAGCAACGCCATCGCTAAAATCCCAATCACTAACGGCAGAACACCGCCCATATAGAACAGCGATTTCCAACCGAGCGCTGGAAGCATGGACTGTGCAAGGATTCCGCCAACTACCGCTCCAAACGGAAGCCCGATGAACATCACAGAAATCATCGTCTTACGAACTTTCTCCGGAGCATATTCCGCTGTAAGCGCGATAATATTTGGCATAGACCCGCCTAATCCAAGCCCTGTCAGGAAGCGGAAAAATACCAATTGACCAACACCTGCGGACAACGTCGTTAAGACTGAAAACAACCCATACAGAAGAATGGATGCAACGACCACCCACTTACGGCCAATTTTGTCTGCAACGGGACCCGACAGCAAGGCACCAATCATCAATCCGAATAGTCCAGCAGAAAATACAGAACCCATCGCTGCAGCTGAAGTCTTCCACAGTGACGACAAAACTGGCGCGACGAAAGAAACCACCTGGATGTCGAATCCGTCCAAGATGGCAATGACACCGCAAACGAGGATGGCCCCAATCTGAAAGCCACTTAGCGGATTTCCATCAATGAGTTCAGAGACATTGACTTTGCCACTTTTTATCACCCAATTACCTCCGTTCTTCTCAAGATTCAGACGATGATTTCGCTTTCATAGCATGGTGGGCAGTGACAAATGACGATGGCATCCACTCCTTCACAATATGTCTCAATTCATTCTGTGAGTTATGCAATTCGATTATTTGTTACGATTATATGATAATTCAAAAATGAACGTCAATTATTTCATTGATGATATTGCCGATTTGCGTGAATGATGTCTCTCAGATGGTCTGCTTGAATCAATTGTACAAACCTGCTGCCAAGACTCGTAAGTGCAGCCTTGGTCATTTCGTCTGTTGAAAATTCACCAAACCCAAGGTCCGGGTGTGGGCGGGTTGTATTCAGTTCAATCGGAAAAAAGACCTTAAAGTCACGTTGAAACGCGTCTCGTGCCGTCGTTTCACAGCAAACATTAAGGACTGTGCCGACGATAATCAACGTGTCAATATCCTGTGACTTGAGGTGTTCTTCCAGATTCGTTTGATAGAATCCACTAAACCGCTTCTTCGTAATCGTCATGTCTTCTTTACGCCAATTGAGCTCCGGATACATCTCTACCCCCGGCTGACCCGCCTGAAGTGATGCAGCCATTGACCCCAATATGTCCTGAAGCAACCCCGCATCTCGATAGTCTGGATGTTCAAATTCCATGCGTAACCAGATGACGGGAATTTTCTGCTCTCTACAGCTTTGTATCAGCTGATTCATGCCAGGTACCGTACTGCGCGCATCCGGAGTGGCTAATGGGTAATTCGGGTCAACAAATGCGTTTTGCATGTCAACAACGATGAGCGCTGCGTGCTGTGCACGAAAATCATAGTTAGGCATCCGTTCACCTCCAACAGTCTGCGGCTGTATTCTCAGCACTGCCAAATACCATGGGGGCCCTACCGGGTATGGAACAAGCATCAGTTCCAAATACCAAGCCTTTAAGATTAACCCCGTCCGTCATCAAATCGGCGCTTTGCCAGCAATTTTGGTTCTTCAATGCCAAATAGCTTTAGTGCGTTTCCGCCAAGAATCTTTCGCTTTGCCGTTTCACTCAGAAATGGCAGGTCGTAGATGGTGCTCGGCGTGTCAAAATCCTGGTGAGGATAGTCCGATGCGTACAACAACTGGTTTTCAGCGTCGAACATGTCAAACACGGCAGCCAAGTGCTTCATGTTCTCCTGACCTTCGAGTGGCTGGCTGGTAAAGTAGAAATTCTTGATATAGGCACTGGGCTTTTTCCGCAGCAAGGGGGCTTCCGACGAGCGTTGCAAATAGTCGCTGTCTAGCCTCGCCATGACAAAAGGAATCCAAGTCACACCGGCTTCAATGAAGACAAACTTCAAATCAGGGAACCGCTCCGGAATCCCATTGACGACCAAGTTTGTCACCTGAATCATGTTATAAAGCGGAAATCCCAAGGCATGCGCTGACATGAACTTGTTCAACTGTTGAAACGGTCGTTCCATCCAGTACGATACGGTGTGGAAGCCGAGTGGTTTTCCCGTCTCCTCAAGGGTCTGGTAGAGCGGCATATAGGCGTTGTGGTGCACCGGTTGATAGCGAACGCTGGTCACCATGAACCCCACTACACCCTTTTTGTCGGCAAACTCCCGCACCAGCCGCACACAAGCCTCAGGGTCAGAAAAGGGCAAGTACAACATGGTCTTCAAAGAC
The Alicyclobacillus curvatus genome window above contains:
- a CDS encoding flavin reductase family protein; protein product: MDERRLRDIAGSFATGVTVVTSQAHDGHPIGMTVNSFTSLSLDPPMVLVTIAKRASLYADFLSAESFAVNVLSAAQEGISRTFAAKEIDRFAHIDYRQEATGAPVLDGVLGYFDCKVAERYEGGDHIILVGEVIDGDVCEGQPLVFFKGQYASLEVQPAPTSRS
- a CDS encoding NAD(P)-dependent alcohol dehydrogenase, with product MQIQAAVAHRKGAPFSIEAVELAPPGDDEVLIQMVASGICHTDLSARDQEKPVPLPAVFGHEGAGIVLQTGRDVTTVQPGDHVVLSYGSCGACSECRENRPFLCRDMFDINFLGRMPDGSIRLRQGTQEVSTFFAQSSFATYAVATQRNTVKVDPSIPLSLLAPLGCGVQTGSGVVFNRLKPDASNSIVVFGCGTVGLSAIMAAHVLGCHVIVGVDLDPDRLALALDLGATHVLNPTETDVIEAVLVMLGTGADYAIDAVGSPNILRQCVDVIRPGGVAVLVGGTPVGTEVSLGMQNLLSGRTVTGVTEGDSVPQAFIPQLIALYQQGQFPFDKLIRRYPFEQINQAVEDMKSGKAIKPVLVF
- a CDS encoding amidohydrolase, with amino-acid sequence MNRLTIEENFLDHAQQQALKKGLYEFPIFDADCHYFATPFDELALLIEEPWRHRLRSATSGANRITAIPHDLGDRTLGGRTKVKEHFFNHPLQDGRHIAKEVSPLLHSFHQLAIDYGIVFPTDLLTLGLHPQSDYEVAIAFAYARWMTEKVLPSDESLKTMLYLPFSDPEACVRLVREFADKKGVVGFMVTSVRYQPVHHNAYMPLYQTLEETGKPLGFHTVSYWMERPFQQLNKFMSAHALGFPLYNMIQVTNLVVNGIPERFPDLKFVFIEAGVTWIPFVMARLDSDYLQRSSEAPLLRKKPSAYIKNFYFTSQPLEGQENMKHLAAVFDMFDAENQLLYASDYPHQDFDTPSTIYDLPFLSETAKRKILGGNALKLFGIEEPKLLAKRRFDDGRG
- a CDS encoding cysteine hydrolase: MPNYDFRAQHAALIVVDMQNAFVDPNYPLATPDARSTVPGMNQLIQSCREQKIPVIWLRMEFEHPDYRDAGLLQDILGSMAASLQAGQPGVEMYPELNWRKEDMTITKKRFSGFYQTNLEEHLKSQDIDTLIIVGTVLNVCCETTARDAFQRDFKVFFPIELNTTRPHPDLGFGEFSTDEMTKAALTSLGSRFVQLIQADHLRDIIHANRQYHQ
- a CDS encoding IclR family transcriptional regulator, giving the protein MRDSEHDGVKNVDAALEIIEYLASSDQQLGVREAARILDMPKSTVHRIFSSLLAKGVVKLDERSKQYQLDFGIVRLCHGFLENNDLISAASPILRTIRDETDETVCLNVRVGFQSIPILQFESREPIRWTLRVGVPQPLNLGAGGKLLLAFSDFADQTIVNQFASNWSQMKSQQFLEELKTIRDKRYAVSHAELNPGVTALSVPIFSHREVVAGIGVYGLDSRITDALISSYLDKMFKAASQISHMLAG
- a CDS encoding MFS transporter, whose product is MIKSGKVNVSELIDGNPLSGFQIGAILVCGVIAILDGFDIQVVSFVAPVLSSLWKTSAAAMGSVFSAGLFGLMIGALLSGPVADKIGRKWVVVASILLYGLFSVLTTLSAGVGQLVFFRFLTGLGLGGSMPNIIALTAEYAPEKVRKTMISVMFIGLPFGAVVGGILAQSMLPALGWKSLFYMGGVLPLVIGILAMALLPESIRFMVMKNERSDKVAKILRKIDRSGSVNEGSSFYLPEVKLEGVPVKHLVGRRYVANTVFLWIVFFMNLLIIYFVTNWVVTVLHSAGLPLSQAILGIVTLEGGGVVGGLVIGSWGDRGNIKALLGWAFFLGAVSLVFVGRMGTVGGTMTVLFLVGLFVVGAQFGINALAASVYPTSVRSTGIGWALGIGRIGSIIGPMIGSMLISAHMHLGGIFTVAAVPALLAAIAMVFIKMNPQAEEARLPESTEVVS
- a CDS encoding alpha/beta fold hydrolase; amino-acid sequence: MHTVETVNVRGTNVRLLQGGEGPVLIYFHGAAGGGEWLPFLEQLSAHYRVLAPEHPGFGESDDLPDVDSMQDLAFFYLDFLDQLGIEKVGVIGSSLGGWLALELATLAPHRVSRMVITGSAGIRVEGVQLTDLFMLDDREHLEILFHDESFVQNRLAAASIGDTETVLLQARNRASVAHLAWNPYFHNPKLRQRVHRITMPVLVVWGEHDRVFPLRYGEEFERILPDAKLRLVRDCGHLPAQEKSAEFVALTHNFFSKGVR
- a CDS encoding fumarylacetoacetate hydrolase family protein: MKIALFNNFQIGVVREHGIVDVGAVVGWNPHRPQESLIRFMENFEALKPKVVDAMETLTVVPIANVNLRQPVPAPSKIVAAPVNYYLHQDEMNEQFKNAEYTIENLGFFLKAPSSIIGPRETILLPKADRRFDHEAELAFVVGKRAKDVPYEQAANYIFGYFALMDITMRGKEDRPMRKSFDTFTPIGPWIVTADEIQNPNELQLQLWVNDEVRQSANTRDLIYDSYKFFEAASQVMTLEPGDIVTTGTPEGVGPIHKGDVVRIQIERIGEFSVSVDVKA
- a CDS encoding LLM class flavin-dependent oxidoreductase, which produces MKFLLQHLMTWPYVPENSSYPQAWVTYPHSNYDPKLGEELYETYLNQLVHAEEVGFDGVCVNEHHQTAYGTMPSPNIMAAMLAARTKRVKIAILGNAIPLRNNPQRIAEELAMLDVLSHGRIISGFVRGIGPEYHSFSLDPTQSRSRFHEAHDLIIRAWTEPEPFEFYGKHYKLRYVNPWPRPVQEPHPPIWIPSQGSVETIDWVAEHHYTYLQTYSSIGSVRRVFNEFKEAAERHGYQASPNQLGWALPIYLADTDEKARQEAKRPLEYLFNDVFKMPPSVFFPPGYLTPQSMARVLANKKGMGTSRLTAEDLIEKGYVLVGTPETVRGKLEEYQQDFGFGNLLPMLSFGTMNNAAAMENIDRFAAEVMPYLRPLGESKEQEQGVL